One window of Bos indicus isolate NIAB-ARS_2022 breed Sahiwal x Tharparkar chromosome 18, NIAB-ARS_B.indTharparkar_mat_pri_1.0, whole genome shotgun sequence genomic DNA carries:
- the NCR1 gene encoding natural cytotoxicity triggering receptor 1 isoform X5 codes for MPSTLAVFLVLGLGLSQRSSTQKQMLSKPAIWVRPSFMIPKGRSATIGCRGAGEAMEYQLHFEGGLSALKRPKSSPVMNWVKFPIPAMTSHTAGQYRCSYRSGELWSELSDPLELVVTGLYDTPTLSVEPRSEVTSGENVTFHCQLATATSTFFLLKKGRSSRPQLRYGNLRAEFHLGPVTPAHGGTYRCFGSYNNHAWSFPSKPVKLLVKVPGDAGDTTFAPTEHTSSDYWDSYELTTGTQSQKGGAFITPAQDQCNPSSLLKAPMCLEIRFCRLMLVSWRSGKAETTRGAGLEAEE; via the exons ATGCCTTCCACACTTGCTGTCTTTCTTGTCCTTG GGCTGGGTCTGAGCCAGAGGAGCAGCACCCAGAAGC AGATGCTCTCGAAACCTGCCATCTGGGTCAGACCGAGTTTCATGATCCCAAAGGGAAGATCGGCTACCATCGGGTGTCGGGGAGCTGGCGAGGCCATGGAATACCAACTGCATTTTGAGGGGGGCCTTTCTGCCTTGAAGAGACCGAAGTCATCCCCAGTGATGAACTGGGTGAAGTTCCCCATCCCAGCCATGACCTCTCACACCGCAGGGCAATACAGGTGCTCCTACCGAAGTGGGGAGCTCTGGTCAGAGCTCAGCGACCCTCTGGAGCTGGTGGTAACAG GACTGTATGATACACCCACGCTCTCagtcgaacccaggtctgagGTGACCTCAGGAGAGAATGTGACCTTCCATTGCCAGCTGGCAACAGCTACAAGCACGTTCTTCCTGCTCAAGAAGGGACGATCCAGCCGCCCCCAGCTCAGATACGGGAACCTGCGGGCAGAGTTCCACCTGGGCCCTGTGACCCCAGCACATGGAGGGACATACAGATGCTTTGGCTCCTACAACAACCATGCATGGTCTTTCCCCAGCAAGCCTGTGAAGCTCCTGGTCAAAG TGCCAGGAGATGCCGGGGACACCACCTTCGCACCCACTGAGCACACCTCTTCTG ACTACTGGGACTCCTACGAGTTAACCACAGGGACCCAATCGCAGAAAG gGGGCGCATTCATCACTCCAGCCCAGGACCAGTGTAACCCATCTTCACTTCTCAAGGCGCCCATGTGCTTGGAGATCCGTTTCTGCCGGTTGATGCTGGTCTCATGGAGATCAGGAAAG GCAGAAACCACCAGAGGTGCAGGGCTCGAGGCAGAGGAGTGA
- the NCR1 gene encoding natural cytotoxicity triggering receptor 1 isoform X3, which yields MPSTLAVFLVLGLGLSQRSSTQKQMLSKPAIWVRPSFMIPKGRSATIGCRGAGEAMEYQLHFEGGLSALKRPKSSPVMNWVKFPIPAMTSHTAGQYRCSYRSGELWSELSDPLELVVTGLYDTPTLSVEPRSEVTSGENVTFHCQLATATSTFFLLKKGRSSRPQLRYGNLRAEFHLGPVTPAHGGTYRCFGSYNNHAWSFPSKPVKLLVKVPGDAGDTTFAPTEHTSSDYWDSYELTTGTQSQKGGAFITPAQDQCNPSSLLKAPMCLEIRFCRLMLVSWRSGKGIFLTQGSNLYLLHLLHWQAETTRGAGLEAEE from the exons ATGCCTTCCACACTTGCTGTCTTTCTTGTCCTTG GGCTGGGTCTGAGCCAGAGGAGCAGCACCCAGAAGC AGATGCTCTCGAAACCTGCCATCTGGGTCAGACCGAGTTTCATGATCCCAAAGGGAAGATCGGCTACCATCGGGTGTCGGGGAGCTGGCGAGGCCATGGAATACCAACTGCATTTTGAGGGGGGCCTTTCTGCCTTGAAGAGACCGAAGTCATCCCCAGTGATGAACTGGGTGAAGTTCCCCATCCCAGCCATGACCTCTCACACCGCAGGGCAATACAGGTGCTCCTACCGAAGTGGGGAGCTCTGGTCAGAGCTCAGCGACCCTCTGGAGCTGGTGGTAACAG GACTGTATGATACACCCACGCTCTCagtcgaacccaggtctgagGTGACCTCAGGAGAGAATGTGACCTTCCATTGCCAGCTGGCAACAGCTACAAGCACGTTCTTCCTGCTCAAGAAGGGACGATCCAGCCGCCCCCAGCTCAGATACGGGAACCTGCGGGCAGAGTTCCACCTGGGCCCTGTGACCCCAGCACATGGAGGGACATACAGATGCTTTGGCTCCTACAACAACCATGCATGGTCTTTCCCCAGCAAGCCTGTGAAGCTCCTGGTCAAAG TGCCAGGAGATGCCGGGGACACCACCTTCGCACCCACTGAGCACACCTCTTCTG ACTACTGGGACTCCTACGAGTTAACCACAGGGACCCAATCGCAGAAAG gGGGCGCATTCATCACTCCAGCCCAGGACCAGTGTAACCCATCTTCACTTCTCAAGGCGCCCATGTGCTTGGAGATCCGTTTCTGCCGGTTGATGCTGGTCTCATGGAGATCAGGAAAG gggatcttcttaacccagggatcgaacctgtatctcctgcatctcctgcattggcag GCAGAAACCACCAGAGGTGCAGGGCTCGAGGCAGAGGAGTGA
- the NCR1 gene encoding natural cytotoxicity triggering receptor 1 isoform X2 — protein sequence MPSTLAVFLVLEMLSKPAIWVRPSFMIPKGRSATIGCRGAGEAMEYQLHFEGGLSALKRPKSSPVMNWVKFPIPAMTSHTAGQYRCSYRSGELWSELSDPLELVVTGLYDTPTLSVEPRSEVTSGENVTFHCQLATATSTFFLLKKGRSSRPQLRYGNLRAEFHLGPVTPAHGGTYRCFGSYNNHAWSFPSKPVKLLVKVPGDAGDTTFAPTEHTSSDYWDSYELTTGTQSQKGGAFITPAQDQCNPSSLLKAPMCLEIRFCRLMLVSWRSGKGIFLTQGSNLYLLHLLHWQVGSLSPCHMGEVSMNIAKCPPEDKLRNYPVKKPWLGRI from the exons ATGCCTTCCACACTTGCTGTCTTTCTTGTCCTTG AGATGCTCTCGAAACCTGCCATCTGGGTCAGACCGAGTTTCATGATCCCAAAGGGAAGATCGGCTACCATCGGGTGTCGGGGAGCTGGCGAGGCCATGGAATACCAACTGCATTTTGAGGGGGGCCTTTCTGCCTTGAAGAGACCGAAGTCATCCCCAGTGATGAACTGGGTGAAGTTCCCCATCCCAGCCATGACCTCTCACACCGCAGGGCAATACAGGTGCTCCTACCGAAGTGGGGAGCTCTGGTCAGAGCTCAGCGACCCTCTGGAGCTGGTGGTAACAG GACTGTATGATACACCCACGCTCTCagtcgaacccaggtctgagGTGACCTCAGGAGAGAATGTGACCTTCCATTGCCAGCTGGCAACAGCTACAAGCACGTTCTTCCTGCTCAAGAAGGGACGATCCAGCCGCCCCCAGCTCAGATACGGGAACCTGCGGGCAGAGTTCCACCTGGGCCCTGTGACCCCAGCACATGGAGGGACATACAGATGCTTTGGCTCCTACAACAACCATGCATGGTCTTTCCCCAGCAAGCCTGTGAAGCTCCTGGTCAAAG TGCCAGGAGATGCCGGGGACACCACCTTCGCACCCACTGAGCACACCTCTTCTG ACTACTGGGACTCCTACGAGTTAACCACAGGGACCCAATCGCAGAAAG gGGGCGCATTCATCACTCCAGCCCAGGACCAGTGTAACCCATCTTCACTTCTCAAGGCGCCCATGTGCTTGGAGATCCGTTTCTGCCGGTTGATGCTGGTCTCATGGAGATCAGGAAAG gggatcttcttaacccagggatcgaacctgtatctcctgcatctcctgcattggcaggtaggttctttatcaccatGCCACATGGGAGAAGTCTCCATgaacattgccaaatgtccccctGAGGACAAACTGAGGAACTACCCGGTTAAGAAACCCTGGCTTGGAAGGATATAA
- the NCR1 gene encoding natural cytotoxicity triggering receptor 1 isoform X1: MPSTLAVFLVLGLGLSQRSSTQKQMLSKPAIWVRPSFMIPKGRSATIGCRGAGEAMEYQLHFEGGLSALKRPKSSPVMNWVKFPIPAMTSHTAGQYRCSYRSGELWSELSDPLELVVTGLYDTPTLSVEPRSEVTSGENVTFHCQLATATSTFFLLKKGRSSRPQLRYGNLRAEFHLGPVTPAHGGTYRCFGSYNNHAWSFPSKPVKLLVKVPGDAGDTTFAPTEHTSSDYWDSYELTTGTQSQKGGAFITPAQDQCNPSSLLKAPMCLEIRFCRLMLVSWRSGKGIFLTQGSNLYLLHLLHWQVGSLSPCHMGEVSMNIAKCPPEDKLRNYPVKKPWLGRI, encoded by the exons ATGCCTTCCACACTTGCTGTCTTTCTTGTCCTTG GGCTGGGTCTGAGCCAGAGGAGCAGCACCCAGAAGC AGATGCTCTCGAAACCTGCCATCTGGGTCAGACCGAGTTTCATGATCCCAAAGGGAAGATCGGCTACCATCGGGTGTCGGGGAGCTGGCGAGGCCATGGAATACCAACTGCATTTTGAGGGGGGCCTTTCTGCCTTGAAGAGACCGAAGTCATCCCCAGTGATGAACTGGGTGAAGTTCCCCATCCCAGCCATGACCTCTCACACCGCAGGGCAATACAGGTGCTCCTACCGAAGTGGGGAGCTCTGGTCAGAGCTCAGCGACCCTCTGGAGCTGGTGGTAACAG GACTGTATGATACACCCACGCTCTCagtcgaacccaggtctgagGTGACCTCAGGAGAGAATGTGACCTTCCATTGCCAGCTGGCAACAGCTACAAGCACGTTCTTCCTGCTCAAGAAGGGACGATCCAGCCGCCCCCAGCTCAGATACGGGAACCTGCGGGCAGAGTTCCACCTGGGCCCTGTGACCCCAGCACATGGAGGGACATACAGATGCTTTGGCTCCTACAACAACCATGCATGGTCTTTCCCCAGCAAGCCTGTGAAGCTCCTGGTCAAAG TGCCAGGAGATGCCGGGGACACCACCTTCGCACCCACTGAGCACACCTCTTCTG ACTACTGGGACTCCTACGAGTTAACCACAGGGACCCAATCGCAGAAAG gGGGCGCATTCATCACTCCAGCCCAGGACCAGTGTAACCCATCTTCACTTCTCAAGGCGCCCATGTGCTTGGAGATCCGTTTCTGCCGGTTGATGCTGGTCTCATGGAGATCAGGAAAG gggatcttcttaacccagggatcgaacctgtatctcctgcatctcctgcattggcaggtaggttctttatcaccatGCCACATGGGAGAAGTCTCCATgaacattgccaaatgtccccctGAGGACAAACTGAGGAACTACCCGGTTAAGAAACCCTGGCTTGGAAGGATATAA
- the NCR1 gene encoding natural cytotoxicity triggering receptor 1 isoform X6 → MPSTLAVFLVLGLGLSQRSSTQKQMLSKPAIWVRPSFMIPKGRSATIGCRGAGEAMEYQLHFEGGLSALKRPKSSPVMNWVKFPIPAMTSHTAGQYRCSYRSGELWSELSDPLELVVTGLYDTPTLSVEPRSEVTSGENVTFHCQLATATSTFFLLKKGRSSRPQLRYGNLRAEFHLGPVTPAHGGTYRCFGSYNNHAWSFPSKPVKLLVKVPGDAGDTTFAPTEHTSSDYWDSYELTTGTQSQKGSKDSCASFLQAKFSTTPIFPENSFNITATGIFPSSFCLYPYFFL, encoded by the exons ATGCCTTCCACACTTGCTGTCTTTCTTGTCCTTG GGCTGGGTCTGAGCCAGAGGAGCAGCACCCAGAAGC AGATGCTCTCGAAACCTGCCATCTGGGTCAGACCGAGTTTCATGATCCCAAAGGGAAGATCGGCTACCATCGGGTGTCGGGGAGCTGGCGAGGCCATGGAATACCAACTGCATTTTGAGGGGGGCCTTTCTGCCTTGAAGAGACCGAAGTCATCCCCAGTGATGAACTGGGTGAAGTTCCCCATCCCAGCCATGACCTCTCACACCGCAGGGCAATACAGGTGCTCCTACCGAAGTGGGGAGCTCTGGTCAGAGCTCAGCGACCCTCTGGAGCTGGTGGTAACAG GACTGTATGATACACCCACGCTCTCagtcgaacccaggtctgagGTGACCTCAGGAGAGAATGTGACCTTCCATTGCCAGCTGGCAACAGCTACAAGCACGTTCTTCCTGCTCAAGAAGGGACGATCCAGCCGCCCCCAGCTCAGATACGGGAACCTGCGGGCAGAGTTCCACCTGGGCCCTGTGACCCCAGCACATGGAGGGACATACAGATGCTTTGGCTCCTACAACAACCATGCATGGTCTTTCCCCAGCAAGCCTGTGAAGCTCCTGGTCAAAG TGCCAGGAGATGCCGGGGACACCACCTTCGCACCCACTGAGCACACCTCTTCTG ACTACTGGGACTCCTACGAGTTAACCACAGGGACCCAATCGCAGAAAG GTTCAAAGGACTCTTGTGCTTCCTTCCTGCAAGCCAAATTTTCAACCACCCCCATCTTTCCTGAAAACAGCTTTAACATCACGGCCACGGgaatatttccttcttccttttgtctttatccttacttctttttataa
- the NCR1 gene encoding natural cytotoxicity triggering receptor 1 isoform X4 — translation MPSTLAVFLVLGLGLSQRSSTQKQMLSKPAIWVRPSFMIPKGRSATIGCRGAGEAMEYQLHFEGGLSALKRPKSSPVMNWVKFPIPAMTSHTAGQYRCSYRSGELWSELSDPLELVVTGLYDTPTLSVEPRSEVTSGENVTFHCQLATATSTFFLLKKGRSSRPQLRYGNLRAEFHLGPVTPAHGGTYRCFGSYNNHAWSFPSKPVKLLVKVPGDAGDTTFAPTEHTSSDYWDSYELTTGTQSQKDHLLWNHMIQNLIRLGLAVLVLVALMGFLLEDWLHRRKSQERAHRASRRGCKRRLRAQRALET, via the exons ATGCCTTCCACACTTGCTGTCTTTCTTGTCCTTG GGCTGGGTCTGAGCCAGAGGAGCAGCACCCAGAAGC AGATGCTCTCGAAACCTGCCATCTGGGTCAGACCGAGTTTCATGATCCCAAAGGGAAGATCGGCTACCATCGGGTGTCGGGGAGCTGGCGAGGCCATGGAATACCAACTGCATTTTGAGGGGGGCCTTTCTGCCTTGAAGAGACCGAAGTCATCCCCAGTGATGAACTGGGTGAAGTTCCCCATCCCAGCCATGACCTCTCACACCGCAGGGCAATACAGGTGCTCCTACCGAAGTGGGGAGCTCTGGTCAGAGCTCAGCGACCCTCTGGAGCTGGTGGTAACAG GACTGTATGATACACCCACGCTCTCagtcgaacccaggtctgagGTGACCTCAGGAGAGAATGTGACCTTCCATTGCCAGCTGGCAACAGCTACAAGCACGTTCTTCCTGCTCAAGAAGGGACGATCCAGCCGCCCCCAGCTCAGATACGGGAACCTGCGGGCAGAGTTCCACCTGGGCCCTGTGACCCCAGCACATGGAGGGACATACAGATGCTTTGGCTCCTACAACAACCATGCATGGTCTTTCCCCAGCAAGCCTGTGAAGCTCCTGGTCAAAG TGCCAGGAGATGCCGGGGACACCACCTTCGCACCCACTGAGCACACCTCTTCTG ACTACTGGGACTCCTACGAGTTAACCACAGGGACCCAATCGCAGAAAG ACCATCTCCTCTGGAATCACATGATCCAGAATCTCATCCGGCTTGGCCTGGCTGTCCTGGTCCTAGTGGCCCTCATGGGGTTCCTGCTTGAAGACTGGCTTCACAGGAGAAAGTCTCAAGAGAGAGCCCATAGGGCTTCACGTCGGGGGTGCAAGAGAAGGCTCCGAGCACAGAGAGCCCTGGAAACATGA
- the FCAR gene encoding immunoglobulin alpha Fc receptor, translating into MAPRDITLFCLVLCLGQKIQAQDENFPIPIISATPSSVIPWNGSVKILCQGTLESYLYQLEILENLTYKQVEKKLGFQEVAEFIINHMDTNTTGRYQCRYRREHRWSAPSEALELVVTGLYDKPFLSTDGGHVVMPGENISFQCSSAYISFDRFSLSRPGGATLSRHRDARLQGDFTLGPVNLSFSGVYRCYGWHSGHPYVWSAPSNALELVVTDTTSQDHTTENWVRMGVAGLVLLALLAILAENRLGPQLPHQEDQQDLPDLSWSWQRSQTERTFGLTPKDHQGDSWS; encoded by the exons ATGGCCCCCAGAGACATCACCCTCTTCTGTCTCG TGCTCTGTCTTGGCCAGAAGATTCAGGCACAGGATG AGAACTTTCCCATTCCTATCATATCTGCTACGCCCAGTTCTGTGATTCCCTGGAATGGGTCAGTGAAGATCTTGTGCCAGGGAACCCTTGAGTCTTACCTGTACCAACTGGAGATCCTGGAAAACCTCACCTACAAACAGGTGGAGAAGAAGTTGGGATTTCAGGAGGTGGCGGAGTTCATCATTAACCACATGGATACAAACACCACAGGGCGCTATCAGTGCCGATACAGGAGAGAACATCGCTGGTCAGCACCTAGTGAAGCCCTGGAGCTTGTGGTGACAG gCTTGTATGACAAACCCTTTCTCTCCACTGATGGGGGCCACGTGGTGATGCCAGGGGAGAATATTTCCTTCCAGTGCAGTTCAGCATACATATCGTTTGACAGATTTTCACTGAGCAGGCCGGGAGGGGCCACCCTGTCACGGCACCGAGATGCGAGACTCCAGGGGGACTTCACTCTGGGTCCTGTGAACCTCAGCTTCTCAGGAGTCTACAGGTGCTATGGCTGGCACAGTGGCCACCCCTATGTATGGTCAGCCCCCAGCAATGCCCTGGAGCTGGTGGTCACAG ATACCACTAGCCAAGATCACACGACAGAGAACTGGGTTCGGATGGGCGTGGCGGGGCTGGTCCTACTGGCCCTCTTGGCCATCCTGGCTGAAAATCGACTGGGCCCTCAGCTTCCACACCAGGAAGACCAGCAAGATCTGCCTGACCTGAGCTGGAGTTGGCAGAGAAGTCAGACAGAACGGACCTTTGGACTAACTCCTAAGGACCACCAGGGAGACTCCTGGAGCTGA